In Lacibacter sp. H407, a genomic segment contains:
- a CDS encoding cupin domain-containing protein — MQKINWNSIPTEQVNEKMKRQFVHGEKIMIARMEFEDGFTVPWHSHENEQITEVIEGTLRFWFDDDETNSIDLTAGDVMIIPSNRRHKALMIGKVIETDTFAPPRQDWIDGTDNYLRK, encoded by the coding sequence ATGCAAAAAATTAACTGGAACAGCATCCCCACCGAACAGGTAAATGAAAAAATGAAACGGCAATTTGTACACGGCGAAAAAATCATGATTGCCCGGATGGAATTTGAAGATGGCTTTACCGTTCCCTGGCATTCGCACGAAAACGAACAGATCACCGAAGTAATTGAAGGCACTCTCCGCTTTTGGTTTGATGATGATGAAACCAACAGCATTGATTTAACGGCGGGAGACGTAATGATTATACCTTCAAATCGCCGGCACAAAGCGTTAATGATTGGGAAGGTAATAGAAACGGATACATTTGCTCCGCCACGTCAAGACTGGATTGATGGCACGGATAATTACTTACGGAAATAA